A genome region from Flavobacteriales bacterium includes the following:
- a CDS encoding flippase-like domain-containing protein: SSKQFSWRQCFDIVLLWEFASALTPSVVGGSAVAIYFLNREGMNLGKSTAIVMVTAMMDEIFYVSMVPLIMIFVGVHGLFPENWEQTLFGMTLTAEGLFWVGYLFTFTLLMILVYAVLINPRAFRYVLIKLFSLPFLRKWRYRIVAWGNDLMITSRELKEQHSGYWFKGLAATFASWSARFLLLNCLLMMVVPGIDNMVAYAKQIVMWMIMLISPTPGSSGVAEFAFYEFFGGSVVPVTVVGLLAILWRLMTYFPYLFAGVLILPSWLRRTS, translated from the coding sequence GAGCTCCAAGCAGTTCTCATGGAGACAATGTTTTGATATCGTCTTGCTCTGGGAGTTTGCCTCCGCGCTGACCCCGAGTGTGGTCGGAGGATCGGCAGTGGCCATCTATTTTCTCAATCGCGAGGGCATGAATCTGGGCAAGAGCACGGCCATTGTTATGGTGACCGCAATGATGGATGAGATCTTCTATGTATCCATGGTACCACTGATCATGATTTTTGTCGGGGTCCACGGGCTATTCCCAGAGAACTGGGAACAGACGCTGTTCGGAATGACCCTCACAGCAGAAGGTCTGTTCTGGGTCGGGTACCTCTTCACATTCACCTTGCTGATGATCCTGGTCTATGCGGTTTTGATCAATCCTCGTGCCTTCCGCTATGTGTTGATCAAGCTGTTCAGTCTACCCTTCCTACGTAAATGGAGATACCGCATCGTGGCCTGGGGGAACGATCTCATGATCACTTCTCGCGAGCTGAAAGAACAGCACTCGGGCTATTGGTTCAAAGGACTGGCCGCGACCTTCGCATCTTGGTCGGCCCGCTTCCTATTGCTCAATTGTCTTCTGATGATGGTCGTGCCCGGGATAGACAACATGGTGGCCTACGCCAAGCAGATCGTCATGTGGATGATCATGCTCATATCACCTACTCCCGGTAGTAGTGGGGTAGCTGAATTCGCTTTCTATGAATTCTTCGGAGGAAGTGTGGTGCCCGTCACGGTGGTCGGCTTACTAGCGATCCTATGGAGGTTGATGACCTATTTCCCCTATCTCTTCGCAGGGGTATTGATCCTGCCTAGCTGGTTGCGCAGGACTTCATAG
- a CDS encoding cystathionine gamma-synthase — protein sequence MEFETKVLHAGIEPDPSTGAIMTPIFQTSTYVQDKVGVHKGYEYARTQNPTRDALQANLAALENGKHGVVFGSGLAATDTLMKLLRPGDEVISTSDLYGGTYRIFNTVWSPYGIKFHFDPLMDADKVRSLVNENTKVIWVETPTNPMMNIIDIALMAEIAQECGAKLIVDNTFASPYLQNPLDQGADIVMHSITKYINGHSDVVMGAVITSDDGIAEELYRLQNSCGAVLGPQDCFLVLRGIKTLHIRMERHCLNGRAVAEFLRKRPEVDQVYWPGFEDHPGHAVAKRQMKDFGGMVSFTLKGNDLEQAKKLAESTQIFALAESLGGVESLIGHPASMTHASIPKAEREKTGVVDSLLRLSVGIEHEKDLLHDLEQAFSK from the coding sequence ATGGAATTCGAGACCAAGGTACTTCATGCGGGAATAGAACCCGACCCATCCACCGGAGCCATCATGACGCCCATCTTCCAGACCTCCACCTATGTGCAGGATAAAGTGGGAGTGCACAAGGGATATGAATACGCCCGCACACAGAACCCCACACGCGATGCCCTGCAGGCCAACTTGGCCGCCTTGGAGAACGGCAAACACGGGGTGGTATTCGGGTCTGGACTGGCAGCTACCGACACTTTGATGAAACTACTACGCCCAGGCGATGAGGTGATCAGTACCAGCGACCTCTATGGAGGGACCTATCGCATATTCAACACGGTGTGGAGTCCCTATGGCATCAAATTCCATTTCGACCCACTGATGGATGCGGATAAAGTGCGCTCATTGGTCAATGAGAACACCAAGGTCATCTGGGTAGAGACACCTACCAATCCGATGATGAACATCATCGACATCGCATTGATGGCAGAGATCGCCCAGGAGTGTGGGGCTAAACTCATCGTAGACAACACCTTTGCCTCACCCTATCTGCAGAATCCGCTCGATCAGGGAGCCGACATAGTCATGCACTCCATCACCAAGTACATCAACGGACACAGTGACGTGGTCATGGGAGCAGTGATAACCAGTGATGATGGGATTGCAGAAGAGCTTTATCGCCTGCAGAACAGCTGCGGAGCAGTGCTCGGTCCACAGGACTGTTTCTTGGTATTGAGAGGGATAAAGACCCTGCACATCCGCATGGAGCGGCACTGTCTGAATGGGCGAGCGGTAGCAGAGTTCCTGAGAAAACGACCTGAAGTGGACCAGGTGTATTGGCCGGGATTCGAAGATCATCCGGGTCATGCGGTGGCCAAGCGGCAGATGAAGGATTTCGGAGGAATGGTGTCCTTCACGCTGAAGGGAAATGACCTGGAACAGGCCAAGAAGTTGGCAGAATCCACTCAGATATTCGCACTTGCAGAATCTTTGGGAGGGGTGGAGTCACTCATCGGACATCCGGCCTCCATGACACATGCCTCCATCCCCAAGGCTGAGAGGGAGAAGACGGGAGTGGTGGATTCCTTACTGCGTCTGAGTGTAGGGATAGAGCATGAAAAAGACCTGCTCCATGATCTGGAACAGGCCTTTTCAAAATAG